A section of the Humulus lupulus chromosome 2, drHumLupu1.1, whole genome shotgun sequence genome encodes:
- the LOC133815449 gene encoding uncharacterized protein LOC133815449, translating to MAKNDAVIQSQSISLRSLEIQLGQLAKELTNRPQGTLPRDTKNPRKDGKEHCKAVTLRSGKNLELTEENCKRNSEPTSIQSSVDKGDKVVNSKNLNADPEEIAAAIPQQNATEKPMSKPPPPFPQRFQKQQQDGQFWRFLDALKQLHINIPLVEALEKMPNYVKFFKDILTKKWRLGEFETVVLTEGCSAILKNKIPPKLKDPGGFTIPCSLGGRDVGRALCNLGASINLMPMSIFKKLGIGEVRPTTVTLQLADHSMAHPEGKIEDVLVQVDKFIFPVDFIILDYEADRDFPDEIEECSRLSVIESIVAEKFHKETFKDGVGVRSLEELEDLSEEEERQVTWVESKQPFAKFRRPFESLNLLEGNFKPPKSSIQEPPKLELKPLPSHLKCAYLRDNETLPVIISAMLGAEKE from the exons atggccaagaatgatgcTGTGATTCAAAGCCAATCGATATCCTTGAGGAGCCTAGAGATTCAATTGGGGCAGCTAGCTAAGGAGCTAACGAATAGACCACAAGGCACTTTGCCTAGAGATACCAAAAACCCAAGGAAAGATGGTAAGGAGCATTGCAAGGCGGTTACTTTGAGGAGTGGTAAAAATCTGGAATTGACTGAGGAGAATTGTAAGAGAAACagtgagcccacttcaatccaaagtagtgtggacAAGGGAGATAAAGTTGTGAATTCTAAAAATTTAAATGCTGATCCTGAAgaaattgctgcagcaattcctcaGCAAAATGCTACAGAGAAGCCTatgagcaagccacctccaccatttcctcagcgCTTTCAAAAGCAGCAACAAGATGGTCAATTCTGGAGATTTTTAGATGCTTTGAAACAACTTCACATCAATATACCATTGGTGGAAGCTTTAGAGAaaatgcccaactatgtgaagtttttTAAGGATATTTTAACTAAAAAGTGGAGGCTTGGTGAATTTGAAACGGTGGTGTTGACTGAAGGCTGTAGTGCTatattgaagaataaaattcctccTAAATTAAAGGATCCTGGCGGCTTCACAATTCCTTGTTCTCTTGGTGGTAGAGACGTTGGTAGAGCACTTTGTAACTTGGGGGCtagtatcaatttgatgcccatgtcaaTTTTCAAGAAGTTGGGGATTGGAGAAGTAAGACCAACCACAGTCACTTTGCAATTAGCGGATCATTCAATGGCACACCCggaaggaaaaattgaagatgtACTTGTGCAAGTTGATAAATTCATTTTTCCAGTTGATTTCATCATTCTTGATTATGAAGCAGATAGAGAT TTTCCGGATGAGATTGAGGAATGTTCTAGGCTAAGTGTAATTGAGTCTATTGTCGCTGAAAAATTCCACAAGGAAACTTTTAAAGATGGAGTGGGGGTGAGGTCACTTGAAGAGCTTGAAGACTTAAGTGAAGAGGAAGAAAGGCAAGTTACATGGGTGGAGTCAAAGCAGCCCTTTGCCAAATTTAGGAGGCCTTTTGAGTCATTGAACTTGTTGGAAGGGAATTTTAAGCCTCCTAAGTCTTCTATTCAAGAGCCACCAAAATTAGAGTTGAAGCCTTTGCCTAGTCACTTGAAGTGTGCTTATTTGAGAGATAATGAGACTTTGCCTGTGATTATTTCAGCCATGTTAGGAGCTGAAAAAGAGTAA